From the genome of Carcharodon carcharias isolate sCarCar2 chromosome 34, sCarCar2.pri, whole genome shotgun sequence, one region includes:
- the nkpd1 gene encoding NTPase KAP family P-loop domain-containing protein 1 isoform X3 has protein sequence MTVGLYARWGSGINRLLHNVERQMISEVLNREKKELTRTQEKPRTATGLGFVSLLLHLVFLQPQLTEQHQKRKNVRFIFIQFSAWQFAGSEKLWAGLITTLCDSIKDQFGCIPTSIVRALGHQATVQTSESSCEWVSKKILGIPVWLIFSLLLLIALALLLVISKFGFSVDEMGNDYLMALEGVGFGLIGCSALLTMKNSVMVGKNILVSQRAKMESLMNKSDFSAQLGFMNDVKQEIKILTNFIHYIEIFERRKIRIVLKIVSLDRCTPDKVVGVLDAMNILLSDLNAPFISVLAVDPSIIVACVENSNTLKGMADNGYEFLNRIVTLPFSVPKMDSETKLNFIQQIVDGKSALMEDTPLQPERPVANKCQGNPLEIVPLITISSGHGQPSKERNGNLKTGHHIRQVYQCLVERESNLHDYIEDNFLQMRRIVNIIPIMVGLMLERNVPMSSFPPQRIAAWVILASCWPCRLSWIWQCLEDEEQRNELSNEKNINDNMLLWTIFENSSDRLILIQSSIEKLLTLDGDPEIFQKFLSISYKFTVKDAKIILPYTINLDCSLKRKMELLLGSRLLGRRAISSPANAMRLE, from the exons ATGACAGTTGGGTTGTATGCACGCTGGGGATCTGGAATCAACAGGCTTCTGCACAATGTAGAAA GACAAATGATATCAGAAGTGCTtaacagagagaaaaaagaacTGACGAGGACCCAAGAGAAACCTCGGACAGCCACTGGTCTTGGATTTGTTTCCCTTTTGTTGCATTTGGTTTTCCTTCAGCCTCAACTGACAGAACAACATCAAAAGCGGAAAAATGTCCGATTTATATTCATTCAATTCAGTGCATGGCAATTTGCgggaagtgaaaagttgtgggcTGGACTTATAACAACATTGTGTGATAGCATTAAAGATCAGTTTGGATGCATTCCAACCAGCATTGTTAGGGCTCTTGGTCACCAGGCCACTGTACAAACAAGTgaatccagctgtgaatgggtGTCTAAAAAAATCCTTGGAATTCCAGTTTGGCTTATTTTCAGTTTGCTCCTGTTGATAGCTCTGGCACTATTACTAGTCATCTCAAAGTTTGGCTTTTCTGTTGATGAAATGGGGAATGATTACCTCATGGCCTTGGAAGGTGTTGGTTTTGGATTAATTGGATGTTCTGCTCTCCTTACAATGAAAAACTCCGTCATGGTGGGCAAGAATATTTTAGTTAGCCAAAGGGCCAAAATGGAAAGCCTAATGAACAAATCAGACTTCAGCGCTCAACTAGGGTTCATGAATGATGTAAAGCAAGAGATTAAAATTCTTACAAACTTCATCCATTACATAGAAATCTTTGAACGAAGAAAGATTCGAATTGTGCTGAAAATCGTGAGCCTTGACAGGTGCACTCCAGATAAAGTTGTTGGAGTCTTAGATGCTATGAACATCCTTCTTTCAGATTTAAATGCTCCTTTTATTTCAGTGTTGGCTGTTGACCCTAGCATTATCGTTGCCTGTGTGGAGAACTCTAACACTCTCAAGGGTATGGCAGATAATGGCTACGAGTTCCTTAACAGGATTGTGACGCTGCCATTTTCTGTCCCAAAAATGGACAGTGAGACCAAACTCAATTTTATTCAGCAAATAGTGGATGGCAAGAGTGCCCTTATGGAAGACACCCCATTGCAGCCTGAACGACCTGTAGCAAACAAATGTCAGGGAAACCCTTTGGAAATTGTGCCGCTGATTACCATTTCTAGTGGACATGGCCAACCTTCTAAGGAAAGAAATGGGAACTTGAAAACAGGTCACCATATCCGACAGGTCTATCAGTGCTTAGTGGAAAGAGAAAGTAACCTGCATGACTACATTGAGGACAACTTCCTGCAGATGAGGAGGATAGTAAACATAATTCCAATTATGGTGGGGCTCATGCTGGAGAGAAATGTTCCAATGAgttcctttcctcctcagagaatTGCAGCATGGGTTATTCTAGCCAGCTGCTGGCCATGTCGCCTCAGTTGGATCTGGCAATGCTTGGAAGATGAAGAGCAAAGGAATGAGTTAAGCAATGAAAAGAATATTAATGACAATATGCTACTGTGGACCATTTTTGAAAACTCCTCAGACAGGCTGATATTAATTCAATCCAGCATTGAAAAATTATTGACACTGGATGGAGATCCCGAAATCTTTCAGAAGTTTCTATCAATCAGTTACAAATTTACTGTTAAAGATGCAAAAATTATCCTGCCTTATACAATTAATCTAGATTGTTCCTTAAAGAGGAAGATGGAATTACTTCTCGGAAGCAGATTATTAGGGAGAAGAGCAATCTCATCCCCTGCCAATGCTATGCGTTTAGAATGA
- the nkpd1 gene encoding NTPase KAP family P-loop domain-containing protein 1 isoform X2 → MGQTEYDTYAKCLGKALCYIPTPMTVGLYARWGSGINRLLHNVERQMISEVLNREKKELTRTQEKPRTATGLGFVSLLLHLVFLQPQLTEQHQKRKNVRFIFIQFSAWQFAGSEKLWAGLITTLCDSIKDQFGCIPTSIVRALGHQATVQTSESSCEWVSKKILGIPVWLIFSLLLLIALALLLVISKFGFSVDEMGNDYLMALEGVGFGLIGCSALLTMKNSVMVGKNILVSQRAKMESLMNKSDFSAQLGFMNDVKQEIKILTNFIHYIEIFERRKIRIVLKIVSLDRCTPDKVVGVLDAMNILLSDLNAPFISVLAVDPSIIVACVENSNTLKGMADNGYEFLNRIVTLPFSVPKMDSETKLNFIQQIVDGKSALMEDTPLQPERPVANKCQGNPLEIVPLITISSGHGQPSKERNGNLKTGHHIRQVYQCLVERESNLHDYIEDNFLQMRRIVNIIPIMVGLMLERNVPMSSFPPQRIAAWVILASCWPCRLSWIWQCLEDEEQRNELSNEKNINDNMLLWTIFENSSDRLILIQSSIEKLLTLDGDPEIFQKFLSISYKFTVKDAKIILPYTINLDCSLKRKMELLLGSRLLGRRAISSPANAMRLE, encoded by the exons ATGG GTCAAACTGAGTACGATACTTATGCAAAATGCCTTGGTAAAGCCTTGTGCTATATTCCCACCCCCATGACAGTTGGGTTGTATGCACGCTGGGGATCTGGAATCAACAGGCTTCTGCACAATGTAGAAA GACAAATGATATCAGAAGTGCTtaacagagagaaaaaagaacTGACGAGGACCCAAGAGAAACCTCGGACAGCCACTGGTCTTGGATTTGTTTCCCTTTTGTTGCATTTGGTTTTCCTTCAGCCTCAACTGACAGAACAACATCAAAAGCGGAAAAATGTCCGATTTATATTCATTCAATTCAGTGCATGGCAATTTGCgggaagtgaaaagttgtgggcTGGACTTATAACAACATTGTGTGATAGCATTAAAGATCAGTTTGGATGCATTCCAACCAGCATTGTTAGGGCTCTTGGTCACCAGGCCACTGTACAAACAAGTgaatccagctgtgaatgggtGTCTAAAAAAATCCTTGGAATTCCAGTTTGGCTTATTTTCAGTTTGCTCCTGTTGATAGCTCTGGCACTATTACTAGTCATCTCAAAGTTTGGCTTTTCTGTTGATGAAATGGGGAATGATTACCTCATGGCCTTGGAAGGTGTTGGTTTTGGATTAATTGGATGTTCTGCTCTCCTTACAATGAAAAACTCCGTCATGGTGGGCAAGAATATTTTAGTTAGCCAAAGGGCCAAAATGGAAAGCCTAATGAACAAATCAGACTTCAGCGCTCAACTAGGGTTCATGAATGATGTAAAGCAAGAGATTAAAATTCTTACAAACTTCATCCATTACATAGAAATCTTTGAACGAAGAAAGATTCGAATTGTGCTGAAAATCGTGAGCCTTGACAGGTGCACTCCAGATAAAGTTGTTGGAGTCTTAGATGCTATGAACATCCTTCTTTCAGATTTAAATGCTCCTTTTATTTCAGTGTTGGCTGTTGACCCTAGCATTATCGTTGCCTGTGTGGAGAACTCTAACACTCTCAAGGGTATGGCAGATAATGGCTACGAGTTCCTTAACAGGATTGTGACGCTGCCATTTTCTGTCCCAAAAATGGACAGTGAGACCAAACTCAATTTTATTCAGCAAATAGTGGATGGCAAGAGTGCCCTTATGGAAGACACCCCATTGCAGCCTGAACGACCTGTAGCAAACAAATGTCAGGGAAACCCTTTGGAAATTGTGCCGCTGATTACCATTTCTAGTGGACATGGCCAACCTTCTAAGGAAAGAAATGGGAACTTGAAAACAGGTCACCATATCCGACAGGTCTATCAGTGCTTAGTGGAAAGAGAAAGTAACCTGCATGACTACATTGAGGACAACTTCCTGCAGATGAGGAGGATAGTAAACATAATTCCAATTATGGTGGGGCTCATGCTGGAGAGAAATGTTCCAATGAgttcctttcctcctcagagaatTGCAGCATGGGTTATTCTAGCCAGCTGCTGGCCATGTCGCCTCAGTTGGATCTGGCAATGCTTGGAAGATGAAGAGCAAAGGAATGAGTTAAGCAATGAAAAGAATATTAATGACAATATGCTACTGTGGACCATTTTTGAAAACTCCTCAGACAGGCTGATATTAATTCAATCCAGCATTGAAAAATTATTGACACTGGATGGAGATCCCGAAATCTTTCAGAAGTTTCTATCAATCAGTTACAAATTTACTGTTAAAGATGCAAAAATTATCCTGCCTTATACAATTAATCTAGATTGTTCCTTAAAGAGGAAGATGGAATTACTTCTCGGAAGCAGATTATTAGGGAGAAGAGCAATCTCATCCCCTGCCAATGCTATGCGTTTAGAATGA
- the nkpd1 gene encoding NTPase KAP family P-loop domain-containing protein 1 isoform X1, with translation MQMAFPGEKTAQINVYYPKPAEPPSFTSEQICKQQQNVNVLTIQKLSITTSSLCVILQKAAQTMMSNSECNGQTEYDTYAKCLGKALCYIPTPMTVGLYARWGSGINRLLHNVERQMISEVLNREKKELTRTQEKPRTATGLGFVSLLLHLVFLQPQLTEQHQKRKNVRFIFIQFSAWQFAGSEKLWAGLITTLCDSIKDQFGCIPTSIVRALGHQATVQTSESSCEWVSKKILGIPVWLIFSLLLLIALALLLVISKFGFSVDEMGNDYLMALEGVGFGLIGCSALLTMKNSVMVGKNILVSQRAKMESLMNKSDFSAQLGFMNDVKQEIKILTNFIHYIEIFERRKIRIVLKIVSLDRCTPDKVVGVLDAMNILLSDLNAPFISVLAVDPSIIVACVENSNTLKGMADNGYEFLNRIVTLPFSVPKMDSETKLNFIQQIVDGKSALMEDTPLQPERPVANKCQGNPLEIVPLITISSGHGQPSKERNGNLKTGHHIRQVYQCLVERESNLHDYIEDNFLQMRRIVNIIPIMVGLMLERNVPMSSFPPQRIAAWVILASCWPCRLSWIWQCLEDEEQRNELSNEKNINDNMLLWTIFENSSDRLILIQSSIEKLLTLDGDPEIFQKFLSISYKFTVKDAKIILPYTINLDCSLKRKMELLLGSRLLGRRAISSPANAMRLE, from the exons ATGCAGATGGCGTTCCCTGGGGAAAAGACCGCCCAGATAAATGTGTACTATCCGAAACCTGCGGAACCACCTTCCTTCACGTCTGAACAGATatgtaaacagcagcagaatgtaaATGTTCTCACAATTCAGAAGTTATCTATAACCACCAGCAGCCTTTGTGTAATTCTACAGAAAGCAGCACAAACTATGATGTCCAACAGTGAATGCAATG GTCAAACTGAGTACGATACTTATGCAAAATGCCTTGGTAAAGCCTTGTGCTATATTCCCACCCCCATGACAGTTGGGTTGTATGCACGCTGGGGATCTGGAATCAACAGGCTTCTGCACAATGTAGAAA GACAAATGATATCAGAAGTGCTtaacagagagaaaaaagaacTGACGAGGACCCAAGAGAAACCTCGGACAGCCACTGGTCTTGGATTTGTTTCCCTTTTGTTGCATTTGGTTTTCCTTCAGCCTCAACTGACAGAACAACATCAAAAGCGGAAAAATGTCCGATTTATATTCATTCAATTCAGTGCATGGCAATTTGCgggaagtgaaaagttgtgggcTGGACTTATAACAACATTGTGTGATAGCATTAAAGATCAGTTTGGATGCATTCCAACCAGCATTGTTAGGGCTCTTGGTCACCAGGCCACTGTACAAACAAGTgaatccagctgtgaatgggtGTCTAAAAAAATCCTTGGAATTCCAGTTTGGCTTATTTTCAGTTTGCTCCTGTTGATAGCTCTGGCACTATTACTAGTCATCTCAAAGTTTGGCTTTTCTGTTGATGAAATGGGGAATGATTACCTCATGGCCTTGGAAGGTGTTGGTTTTGGATTAATTGGATGTTCTGCTCTCCTTACAATGAAAAACTCCGTCATGGTGGGCAAGAATATTTTAGTTAGCCAAAGGGCCAAAATGGAAAGCCTAATGAACAAATCAGACTTCAGCGCTCAACTAGGGTTCATGAATGATGTAAAGCAAGAGATTAAAATTCTTACAAACTTCATCCATTACATAGAAATCTTTGAACGAAGAAAGATTCGAATTGTGCTGAAAATCGTGAGCCTTGACAGGTGCACTCCAGATAAAGTTGTTGGAGTCTTAGATGCTATGAACATCCTTCTTTCAGATTTAAATGCTCCTTTTATTTCAGTGTTGGCTGTTGACCCTAGCATTATCGTTGCCTGTGTGGAGAACTCTAACACTCTCAAGGGTATGGCAGATAATGGCTACGAGTTCCTTAACAGGATTGTGACGCTGCCATTTTCTGTCCCAAAAATGGACAGTGAGACCAAACTCAATTTTATTCAGCAAATAGTGGATGGCAAGAGTGCCCTTATGGAAGACACCCCATTGCAGCCTGAACGACCTGTAGCAAACAAATGTCAGGGAAACCCTTTGGAAATTGTGCCGCTGATTACCATTTCTAGTGGACATGGCCAACCTTCTAAGGAAAGAAATGGGAACTTGAAAACAGGTCACCATATCCGACAGGTCTATCAGTGCTTAGTGGAAAGAGAAAGTAACCTGCATGACTACATTGAGGACAACTTCCTGCAGATGAGGAGGATAGTAAACATAATTCCAATTATGGTGGGGCTCATGCTGGAGAGAAATGTTCCAATGAgttcctttcctcctcagagaatTGCAGCATGGGTTATTCTAGCCAGCTGCTGGCCATGTCGCCTCAGTTGGATCTGGCAATGCTTGGAAGATGAAGAGCAAAGGAATGAGTTAAGCAATGAAAAGAATATTAATGACAATATGCTACTGTGGACCATTTTTGAAAACTCCTCAGACAGGCTGATATTAATTCAATCCAGCATTGAAAAATTATTGACACTGGATGGAGATCCCGAAATCTTTCAGAAGTTTCTATCAATCAGTTACAAATTTACTGTTAAAGATGCAAAAATTATCCTGCCTTATACAATTAATCTAGATTGTTCCTTAAAGAGGAAGATGGAATTACTTCTCGGAAGCAGATTATTAGGGAGAAGAGCAATCTCATCCCCTGCCAATGCTATGCGTTTAGAATGA